One genomic window of Candidatus Kuenenia stuttgartiensis includes the following:
- a CDS encoding UbiA-like polyprenyltransferase, with translation MNFSLPYKKISSLLELIKFSHTIFSFPFAIMSAFIAAGGMPTLRQLLLIAGALAMARSAAMSFNRIVDVDYDIKNPRTAYRVELQKKIGKKNVWIFTLVCTGLFILFAGLLSRLALYMSPLAILIIFGYSFTKRFTNLSHFVLGLALALSPVGAWIGIQGRFGITPFLLAFAVVLWTAGFDIIYACQDIEHDKKLDLYSLPKKIGLRWALVLSGILHFFMVLLLFIVPRYSDLGIIYLIGVCLAAVLLFYEHLLVKPKDLSKINTAFFTVNGIISLGLMGVTLIDIFA, from the coding sequence ATGAATTTTTCTCTTCCCTACAAAAAAATTTCTTCTCTACTGGAGTTAATTAAATTTTCACACACTATTTTTTCCTTCCCTTTTGCCATAATGAGTGCATTTATTGCTGCCGGCGGGATGCCTACTTTGAGGCAATTACTTCTGATTGCCGGGGCGTTGGCGATGGCGCGCAGCGCCGCAATGTCTTTTAACCGCATTGTTGATGTTGATTACGATATCAAAAATCCCCGAACGGCATATCGTGTTGAATTGCAGAAGAAAATTGGCAAAAAAAACGTATGGATATTTACGCTGGTATGTACGGGCCTTTTTATTCTATTTGCGGGGCTGCTTAGTCGTCTTGCCCTTTACATGTCTCCACTGGCAATACTTATTATTTTTGGTTATTCTTTTACCAAACGGTTTACCAATCTATCGCATTTTGTGCTTGGTCTGGCATTAGCTCTTTCCCCTGTAGGGGCATGGATAGGAATTCAGGGGAGATTCGGCATTACACCTTTCCTGCTGGCATTTGCCGTGGTTTTATGGACGGCAGGTTTCGACATTATTTACGCGTGCCAGGATATTGAGCATGATAAAAAATTGGACTTGTATTCACTGCCAAAAAAAATCGGGCTTCGATGGGCACTGGTACTCTCCGGTATTTTACATTTTTTTATGGTCTTACTGTTGTTTATCGTTCCCAGATACTCAGACCTGGGGATTATTTATTTGATAGGCGTATGCCTCGCCGCTGTTTTGCTTTTTTATGAACATTTACTGGTAAAACCAAAAGACCTTTCAAAAATCAACACGGCCTTTTTTACCGTAAATGGCATTATAAGCCTGGGGCTTATGGGGGTAACGCTCATTGATATTTTTGCTTAA
- a CDS encoding YidH family protein: protein MSELKDPRVFFAAERTLLAWSRTSIVMIASGFGIERASVLIQAVTHGRTTADKTGVVFWVGLAFIALGTFAAFCSSRQYIVVLKTLTPEEYPMGYGTKCGLAINTIVAVLGICLGIAVYVGHVS, encoded by the coding sequence ATGTCTGAACTCAAAGATCCACGGGTTTTTTTTGCGGCAGAAAGGACATTGTTAGCATGGAGTAGAACCAGTATTGTCATGATCGCATCTGGTTTTGGGATAGAGCGAGCCAGTGTCCTTATACAGGCGGTTACCCATGGAAGAACGACTGCCGATAAAACCGGGGTGGTATTCTGGGTGGGGCTTGCCTTTATTGCATTGGGTACGTTTGCCGCTTTTTGCTCTTCCCGTCAGTACATCGTTGTTCTTAAAACGCTCACACCCGAAGAGTACCCAATGGGCTATGGGACAAAATGCGGGCTTGCGATAAACACTATCGTAGCAGTTCTGGGTATATGTCTGGGCATCGCCGTTTATGTGGGACATGTTTCGTAA
- a CDS encoding SLC13 family permease — protein sequence MLGVNTKLLILFIVLVAMLVLFVWNRWRYDIVALVALLVVAVAGLVPPSQVFAGFGHPAVITVAAVLVLSRGLLNAGVVDSLARQLTRVGNQPMIQVATLTGIVALSSGFMNNVGALALLMPVAIWMSRRGGRSPSFLLMPLAFGSLFGGTLTLIGTPPNIIIAAYREQSGALPFCMFDFIPVGAAITMCGIIFISIIGWRLTPQRKEQDSAEDLFEISSYLTELLVPEGCKFAGRTLYDLIAAVRNDADVVVIGLVRTGRRQQMPSTYEVIKENDILLVEADSDSLKTLIDVTGLKLAEASGNEDKEKAREGGPNLVEATVAPGSMLAGKTARSLDLRERYGINVLAVARQGRRLRERLGKIRFVTGDILLIQGREESLPSTLNDLGCLPLASRGLRIGKPRNVLLAICIFAVSLALIACKLLPAATALAGGAAAMVLAGLISPGEIYKSIDMSIILLLAAMLPIGHALESTGGSQLIAYKLLAVGRSASPAMTLVILMTATMLLSNLVNNAAAAILAAPIAINLAKGMELSVDPFLMAVAIGSSCAFLTPIGHQSNTLVMAPGGYKFGDYWRMGLPLSVLVVATAVPVILWIWPL from the coding sequence ATGCTTGGTGTAAATACAAAACTGTTGATTTTATTTATTGTTCTTGTGGCAATGCTGGTTTTGTTCGTATGGAACCGATGGCGCTATGATATAGTTGCGCTGGTTGCCCTGCTGGTTGTTGCGGTTGCAGGACTCGTACCGCCTAGCCAGGTGTTTGCTGGTTTTGGGCACCCTGCAGTCATTACTGTGGCAGCAGTCCTGGTGCTCAGTCGCGGCTTGCTCAATGCCGGCGTGGTGGATTCACTTGCACGCCAATTGACGCGTGTGGGTAACCAGCCCATGATCCAGGTGGCAACCCTTACAGGGATTGTAGCCCTGAGTTCCGGATTTATGAACAACGTAGGTGCTTTGGCGCTACTCATGCCGGTTGCCATATGGATGTCGCGCCGGGGCGGTCGTTCACCTTCATTCCTGCTTATGCCACTTGCCTTCGGGTCATTGTTTGGAGGTACGCTCACATTGATCGGTACTCCTCCAAATATTATCATTGCCGCGTATCGCGAACAATCTGGCGCATTACCATTCTGCATGTTTGACTTTATTCCGGTAGGTGCAGCCATAACGATGTGCGGTATCATCTTTATTTCAATCATCGGCTGGCGACTGACGCCGCAGCGCAAGGAACAGGATTCTGCCGAGGATCTGTTCGAGATCAGCAGTTACCTGACCGAGCTTCTTGTTCCGGAAGGCTGCAAATTTGCAGGCCGGACGCTATACGATCTGATTGCGGCTGTCAGGAATGACGCCGATGTTGTGGTAATAGGCCTGGTTCGCACAGGACGAAGACAGCAGATGCCATCAACGTATGAAGTCATAAAGGAAAATGACATACTGCTGGTCGAAGCCGATTCAGACAGCCTCAAGACGTTGATTGATGTTACCGGACTTAAGCTCGCTGAAGCCAGCGGTAATGAGGATAAAGAAAAGGCCCGCGAGGGTGGGCCTAATCTGGTTGAGGCTACGGTTGCCCCCGGATCAATGCTCGCCGGAAAAACGGCGAGGAGTCTCGATTTGCGAGAGCGTTATGGCATCAATGTACTTGCAGTTGCACGTCAGGGGCGCCGCCTGAGGGAGCGGCTAGGCAAGATTCGTTTTGTCACCGGAGATATCCTGTTGATACAGGGACGCGAAGAATCTCTTCCGTCCACGCTGAACGACCTGGGATGCCTGCCACTTGCATCGCGTGGATTGCGTATCGGCAAACCGCGTAACGTTCTCCTGGCAATCTGCATCTTTGCCGTCTCGCTGGCATTGATCGCCTGTAAACTCCTTCCTGCGGCTACCGCACTGGCTGGAGGCGCAGCCGCCATGGTGCTTGCCGGACTCATTTCTCCTGGAGAAATCTACAAAAGCATTGATATGTCAATCATCCTGTTGCTGGCGGCAATGCTGCCCATAGGCCATGCATTGGAAAGTACAGGCGGTTCCCAGTTAATTGCTTACAAATTACTGGCAGTAGGCCGTTCCGCATCGCCGGCAATGACGCTCGTTATCCTGATGACGGCTACGATGCTTCTGTCTAATTTGGTCAACAATGCTGCTGCCGCAATTCTGGCAGCACCGATAGCGATTAATCTTGCGAAGGGTATGGAGTTATCTGTCGACCCTTTCCTGATGGCAGTAGCCATAGGGTCTTCCTGTGCATTTCTTACCCCGATTGGACACCAATCTAACACTCTTGTGATGGCGCCTGGAGGATACAAGTTTGGCGACTACTGGCGGATGGGGCTGCCCCTGTCTGTACTGGTCGTGGCAACCGCTGTCCCTGTGATCCTTTGGATATGGCCACTGTAG
- a CDS encoding SDR family oxidoreductase, whose translation MTLPAYLPILITGVNGVPGYNAFRHFHSQYPEHVVAIRPTRYWPLRGEGIIPLDIEDVQGLAALMKTWKFNSILHAAGSCALKSCELNPEMAYRVNVQSAKNILKIIGDRTIRLLFLSTDLVFPGKSSGCYTESDAVSPVTVYGKTMVMAEEIIAHEYPSAVIFRISLPMGISVNGHAGAIDWILSRFKKNNPATLYYDEIRSPFYCEDFNSIAEIALENKICGIYHLGSHRYLSLYQIGQIVNKVGGYSPRLLKGCMRIEAGPMPPRAGNVAMSNKKLLAALGFDPFRKWPYHENHVPDKHDWHYDRPDHKVFYPEQIHKYLYRIPIAC comes from the coding sequence ATGACATTACCAGCGTATCTTCCTATTTTAATTACCGGGGTAAATGGCGTTCCAGGTTACAATGCATTTCGGCATTTTCATTCTCAATATCCTGAGCATGTAGTTGCAATTCGTCCCACCCGATATTGGCCATTGCGCGGGGAGGGAATAATTCCGCTTGACATAGAAGATGTACAAGGACTTGCTGCCTTAATGAAGACGTGGAAGTTTAATTCTATACTGCATGCGGCTGGGTCATGTGCATTGAAATCCTGCGAGTTGAATCCTGAAATGGCGTACCGGGTGAATGTTCAATCGGCGAAGAACATACTAAAGATAATCGGAGACCGTACCATTCGTCTTCTATTTCTTTCCACCGATTTAGTATTTCCTGGGAAATCATCGGGCTGTTACACGGAAAGTGACGCCGTTTCTCCTGTCACGGTATATGGGAAAACCATGGTTATGGCAGAAGAAATTATAGCGCACGAATACCCTTCTGCGGTGATTTTCAGGATATCGCTCCCCATGGGAATTAGTGTTAATGGGCATGCTGGAGCAATAGACTGGATATTGTCACGTTTTAAAAAAAATAATCCGGCAACGTTATATTACGATGAAATCCGGTCTCCTTTTTATTGCGAAGATTTTAATAGCATTGCAGAAATTGCTTTAGAGAACAAAATATGCGGAATATACCACCTTGGCTCTCATCGTTACCTCAGCCTCTATCAAATTGGACAGATAGTCAATAAGGTGGGAGGCTATTCTCCCCGCTTGCTGAAAGGGTGTATGCGCATAGAAGCGGGACCTATGCCTCCCCGGGCAGGGAATGTCGCCATGAGTAATAAAAAACTTCTTGCTGCGTTAGGCTTTGATCCCTTTCGCAAATGGCCATATCATGAAAATCATGTTCCGGACAAACATGACTGGCATTATGACCGTCCAGACCATAAGGTTTTTTACCCGGAACAGATTCATAAATATCTTTATCGAATCCCCATTGCATGTTGA
- the dnaE gene encoding DNA polymerase III subunit alpha has product MDTNNFVHLHVHSEYSLLDGACKIKDLVSKALHFKMPALALTDHGNMYGAIEFYEAAQSAGIKPIIGYEAYVAQGGRLDKESKNGKETLSHITLLAENYEGYRNLLKLSTSAYLEGFYYKPRIDKELLKSHSAGIICLSGCMASEINRHLSFDRHDDAMNLAIEYLELFGENHFYLEIQNNKIPLQEKLVSAAFKIGKTLNIPLVATNDVHYMNIDDAVAHDALLCINTGKRVSDRQRLRFDTNEFYFKNYQEMHALFKEIPHALENTLHIAERCDVKMDFGKLHLPKFTPPEGISNKAYLRKLCEEGVIRKYGAILPHISERLDHELKVIEKTGFVEYFLIVWDFIHYANTLNIPATGRGSGAGSIVAYVLNITNIDPIENDLLFERFLNAERISMPDLDIDFCAEGREEIIRYVREKYGGDSNVAQIITFGTMKAKAVIRDVGRVLDIPLSEVDKIAKLIPNTLNITLEEALEQEPALKAICQAEKQFKELFDISKKLEGLCRHASVHAAGIVISDEPLTEYVPLAKKGDAVTTQYYDEILVDKIGLLKADFLGVRKLTVIKRLFN; this is encoded by the coding sequence ATGGACACAAACAACTTCGTTCATCTCCATGTCCACAGTGAATACAGCCTTCTTGATGGCGCCTGCAAAATAAAAGACCTCGTTAGCAAGGCATTGCATTTTAAAATGCCTGCCCTTGCTCTTACAGACCATGGTAATATGTACGGCGCAATCGAATTTTACGAAGCCGCGCAATCCGCTGGAATAAAACCTATTATAGGTTACGAAGCATACGTTGCGCAAGGCGGTCGCCTTGACAAGGAATCAAAAAACGGGAAGGAAACACTTAGCCATATAACACTCCTGGCGGAAAACTATGAAGGATACCGAAATTTACTAAAACTTTCCACCTCTGCATATCTGGAAGGCTTTTACTACAAACCGAGAATCGATAAAGAACTATTGAAATCCCATTCAGCCGGGATTATCTGCCTTAGCGGATGCATGGCTTCTGAAATCAATCGCCACTTGTCCTTTGACCGCCATGACGATGCCATGAATCTTGCCATAGAATACCTAGAACTCTTTGGCGAAAACCATTTTTACCTTGAAATACAAAACAACAAAATCCCACTACAGGAAAAATTGGTGTCCGCGGCGTTCAAAATAGGGAAAACACTAAACATTCCCCTCGTCGCAACCAACGACGTGCATTATATGAATATCGACGACGCAGTTGCCCATGACGCATTGTTATGCATAAATACCGGCAAGCGCGTATCTGACAGACAAAGGCTTCGTTTCGATACGAACGAATTCTACTTTAAAAATTACCAGGAAATGCACGCCTTGTTTAAGGAAATACCTCACGCTCTTGAAAACACCTTGCACATTGCAGAACGCTGCGATGTAAAAATGGATTTCGGGAAGCTGCATCTCCCAAAATTTACGCCTCCCGAAGGAATAAGCAACAAGGCATATCTGAGAAAACTCTGCGAAGAAGGGGTGATAAGAAAATACGGCGCCATACTCCCCCATATCAGCGAACGACTGGACCATGAACTTAAAGTTATAGAAAAAACGGGTTTTGTCGAATATTTTTTAATTGTATGGGATTTTATTCATTATGCAAATACCCTCAACATCCCCGCAACGGGAAGAGGATCAGGGGCGGGCAGTATTGTCGCCTATGTATTGAACATCACCAACATAGACCCTATAGAAAACGATTTATTGTTTGAACGATTTTTGAATGCTGAAAGAATATCAATGCCTGATCTGGATATTGACTTCTGCGCAGAAGGCCGTGAAGAAATTATCCGGTACGTAAGGGAAAAATATGGCGGCGATAGCAACGTTGCACAGATCATTACATTCGGTACGATGAAAGCAAAGGCTGTCATCCGGGATGTTGGGCGGGTGCTTGACATTCCTCTTTCTGAAGTCGACAAGATAGCAAAACTGATTCCCAATACCCTCAATATCACCTTAGAAGAAGCCCTGGAACAGGAACCGGCTTTAAAAGCGATCTGTCAGGCCGAAAAACAGTTTAAGGAATTATTCGACATTTCAAAGAAACTGGAAGGATTATGCCGTCATGCCTCAGTACATGCGGCAGGCATCGTTATTTCCGATGAACCATTAACAGAATATGTTCCACTTGCTAAAAAAGGGGATGCCGTCACCACTCAATATTACGATGAAATACTGGTAGATAAAATAGGGTTGCTAAAGGCCGACTTCCTGGGTGTCCGGAAATTAACGGTAATAAAAAGGCTCTTCAATTGA
- a CDS encoding chorismate-binding protein: MNYYKRLRKINLLRLHVILALMTFYNQLFSERFLRVCNRQVQTRPIKGTRPRGKNALEDEEMKQALLSSQKDNAELP; the protein is encoded by the coding sequence ATGAATTATTACAAAAGATTGCGCAAAATCAACCTGCTCCGTTTGCATGTTATCTTGGCTTTGATGACGTTCTATAATCAGCTCTTCTCCGAAAGATTTCTTCGTGTTTGTAATCGTCAGGTACAAACACGCCCGATAAAAGGCACACGGCCAAGAGGTAAGAACGCATTGGAAGATGAAGAGATGAAACAGGCCTTGCTGTCCAGCCAAAAAGACAATGCGGAGCTACCATGA
- a CDS encoding chorismate-binding protein → MNIAIRTFIMKGETVYFQVGSGIVADSDAEDEYEETLHKAKALIESLNPCLTLSS, encoded by the coding sequence CTGAATATTGCAATACGTACCTTTATTATGAAAGGAGAAACAGTGTATTTCCAGGTTGGCAGCGGCATTGTTGCAGACTCTGACGCAGAAGATGAATATGAAGAAACATTGCACAAGGCCAAAGCCTTGATTGAATCACTTAACCCATGCCTGACGCTATCTTCTTAA
- a CDS encoding anaerobic ribonucleoside-triphosphate reductase, with translation MTTAVLEIPEAKHVICDGEEVQLIIEEKLSAFDKAIEQHDFLEIDGDIEGDSPEEHSIKIINHRAECAYSISIDAVIRQDLGYVIDSLETGNTTRLYGITRIVGYYSRVSNWNKSKISELHDRHTGSYSV, from the coding sequence ATGACAACAGCAGTATTAGAAATACCTGAAGCAAAGCATGTTATATGCGATGGAGAAGAGGTACAATTAATAATAGAAGAAAAACTGAGTGCTTTTGATAAGGCGATTGAGCAGCATGACTTCCTGGAAATAGATGGCGACATAGAAGGCGATTCACCGGAAGAACATTCGATAAAGATTATCAACCACAGGGCAGAATGTGCATATTCAATCAGTATCGATGCGGTTATCAGACAAGATTTGGGCTATGTAATAGATTCACTCGAAACAGGAAATACCACGCGCCTTTACGGAATAACAAGAATTGTGGGGTATTACAGCCGTGTATCCAATTGGAATAAATCCAAAATCAGTGAATTACACGACAGGCATACGGGAAGTTATTCTGTATAA
- a CDS encoding universal stress protein: MIKFKNILCPIDHSECSYLALKYAVSLALKDEAKLYIMHVIDTRAYDTEIYKFSPYNLDEATMSKIHADLLKSLPEGTTDLLEVETIVEKGIPFNEIVNKGEKLEMDIIVIGTHGRSGLAHVMMGSVAEKVVRKAPCPVLTVRIRPSANVV, translated from the coding sequence ATGATAAAGTTCAAAAATATATTATGTCCTATAGATCATTCCGAATGTTCTTACCTTGCTTTAAAATATGCGGTTTCTCTGGCATTAAAAGATGAAGCAAAGTTGTATATTATGCATGTAATCGATACCCGTGCATATGATACGGAAATATACAAATTTAGTCCGTACAACCTTGATGAGGCAACGATGTCAAAAATTCACGCCGATCTGTTAAAAAGTCTTCCGGAGGGCACTACCGATTTGTTAGAAGTGGAAACAATTGTTGAAAAGGGGATACCTTTTAACGAAATTGTCAATAAGGGCGAAAAGCTGGAGATGGATATCATTGTAATTGGTACTCACGGCAGGAGCGGCCTCGCCCATGTTATGATGGGAAGTGTGGCGGAAAAGGTTGTACGCAAGGCGCCATGCCCCGTGCTTACGGTAAGAATTCGTCCATCCGCCAACGTTGTTTGA
- the amrS gene encoding AmmeMemoRadiSam system radical SAM enzyme: MREAMFYEKLGDCKVKCHLCNHTCVITDGKRGICHVRQNFGGTLYSLVYGKLISENIDPIEKKPFFHFYPGSTSYSVATAGCNFRCLNCQNYEISQLPKDSDTIPGKEVPPEKIVEDALEYNCKSIAYTYTEPTIFFEYAYEIAQLASSRSIMNVFVTNGYTTYEALSTIQPCLHAANIDLKSFSDETYKRICGARLEPVLNCIRAYKELGIWIEITTLIIPGINDSDSELKQIAGFIRSVGPEIPWHVSRFYPRCRLPDTPPTPVETLRRARTIGLEAGLRYVYEGNVPGEGGENTYCYQCNKMLIKRYGYQILENNITNSKCSKCGAVIDGIGM, encoded by the coding sequence ATGCGTGAAGCAATGTTTTATGAAAAACTCGGCGATTGTAAGGTAAAATGCCACCTTTGTAATCATACATGTGTGATTACTGATGGCAAAAGAGGCATTTGCCATGTCAGGCAAAACTTCGGGGGGACGTTATATTCTCTCGTGTATGGAAAACTTATTTCGGAAAACATAGACCCGATAGAAAAAAAACCATTCTTTCACTTCTATCCTGGGTCAACTTCTTACTCTGTAGCAACGGCGGGGTGTAACTTCAGATGTCTTAATTGCCAAAATTATGAAATATCACAACTCCCCAAAGATTCAGACACGATACCCGGCAAAGAGGTGCCGCCGGAAAAGATTGTTGAAGACGCCCTGGAGTATAACTGTAAAAGCATTGCCTACACCTATACAGAGCCCACTATTTTTTTTGAATATGCGTATGAAATTGCACAATTGGCCTCTTCAAGGTCAATTATGAACGTGTTCGTAACGAATGGATACACGACGTATGAGGCTTTGTCAACTATACAACCCTGTCTTCATGCGGCAAATATCGATTTGAAAAGTTTTTCCGACGAAACGTATAAGAGGATTTGCGGGGCAAGACTTGAACCCGTGCTGAATTGTATTCGTGCTTATAAAGAATTGGGCATCTGGATAGAAATAACCACCCTTATCATTCCCGGAATTAATGACTCCGACTCGGAATTAAAACAGATTGCCGGATTTATCAGGAGTGTAGGACCTGAAATCCCCTGGCATGTTAGTCGCTTTTATCCAAGATGCCGGTTGCCCGATACACCGCCTACTCCTGTTGAAACATTGAGAAGAGCGCGTACGATTGGTTTGGAGGCGGGACTGCGTTACGTTTACGAAGGCAATGTCCCCGGCGAAGGGGGAGAAAATACGTATTGTTATCAATGCAATAAAATGCTCATCAAAAGATATGGCTACCAAATCCTTGAAAATAATATTACCAATTCAAAGTGTTCGAAATGTGGTGCAGTTATTGACGGTATTGGCATGTGA
- a CDS encoding CHC2 zinc finger domain-containing protein: MARLFSPQLLRSLRNDIPIDRLIADVLSIPHKYSEGYFRFLCPLCSEFNSATNPNTNLARCFRCKKNFNTIDIVMVDSNSSFPDAVYLLKSVLPQYINST, encoded by the coding sequence ATGGCCCGTCTCTTTTCCCCTCAACTCTTGCGCTCATTACGAAACGATATCCCCATCGATCGACTCATCGCTGATGTCCTCTCCATACCTCATAAATACTCCGAAGGCTATTTCCGCTTCCTCTGCCCTCTCTGTTCTGAATTTAATTCCGCCACCAACCCAAATACGAACCTCGCCAGGTGTTTCCGTTGTAAAAAAAACTTTAATACCATCGACATCGTCATGGTAGATTCCAACTCCTCTTTCCCAGATGCTGTCTATCTGCTAAAATCCGTTTTACCTCAATATATTAATTCCACTTAA
- a CDS encoding ExeA family protein, with amino-acid sequence MFTSHFSMTTQPFSERINTSLIMKDERFTQGLARLQYLLHSGSIAVLYGQTGVGKSTLLKLFLSQIPQNLFLPIYLHFTHLKSSSLLSLIVSQLGEIPKHTKDRLFLQIMDKSLRSNLTPIIVIDEAHLLKTDAITDLRLLVSSPLDSSTHLKIILSGQEHLKYILKRDIHADFAQRISVHYHIHPLTKTQTAAYIDFHLKSSGASDKIFDSDVKDLIHEFSAGIPRQINAISTACLINASIRQSQKITQDIFHQALAEIQSF; translated from the coding sequence ATGTTTACTTCTCATTTTTCCATGACTACTCAGCCGTTCTCTGAAAGAATCAACACCAGCCTTATCATGAAAGACGAACGCTTTACCCAGGGGCTTGCACGACTCCAATACCTCTTACACTCAGGCTCTATCGCCGTCCTCTACGGACAGACGGGAGTCGGAAAATCCACACTCCTCAAACTCTTCCTCTCACAAATCCCCCAAAACCTGTTTCTCCCCATCTACCTCCATTTTACCCACCTAAAATCATCCAGCCTTCTCTCCTTAATCGTCTCCCAGCTCGGTGAAATACCAAAACACACCAAAGACCGGCTCTTCCTCCAAATTATGGATAAATCCTTGCGCTCAAATCTCACTCCCATTATCGTTATCGACGAGGCTCATCTCCTGAAAACCGACGCCATCACAGACCTCAGACTCCTTGTCAGCTCTCCGCTTGATTCTTCCACTCATCTCAAAATCATCCTCTCGGGACAGGAACACCTCAAATATATCCTCAAAAGAGACATCCATGCCGACTTCGCACAACGCATCTCGGTACATTACCACATTCATCCCCTTACTAAAACTCAAACCGCTGCATACATAGACTTCCATCTGAAATCTTCCGGCGCATCCGATAAAATCTTTGACTCAGACGTCAAAGACCTGATCCATGAGTTCTCCGCCGGCATCCCAAGGCAAATCAACGCCATTTCCACCGCCTGCCTGATTAACGCTTCCATCAGACAATCACAGAAAATTACCCAGGATATCTTCCATCAGGCTCTTGCTGAAATTCAATCTTTTTAA
- a CDS encoding Mu transposase C-terminal domain-containing protein has protein sequence MLVDGEALPTNLCLFIDCYSRYVVEERYYLKQTLDILIDSLIRAWTIHGSPKELYLDNAKVYHSDALRSACYNLGIKLIHRPPRDPAPGGLVERFFGTSQTQFESEVRSGDIITLDAINQAFSAYLAVVYHARIHSETNQSPKQRYDEGLTVIRHVDMDAALAFFMKRIPRTVDRTFADVRIDNRFYRVDPKLRGDKVEVRYDPYGDLKKVLIYSANGEYLGSGNLYLRDQGAETPAASPSKPKHNYLDLITQKHKSILQAQAKGIDYHQIISERPWPFMAFVQKLALLMGHKGSLSAFSSHELESLKKCYNRIPALNESLLTEAFQNASVKTLPYIIRELQIAYSKKEVS, from the coding sequence GTGCTCGTTGACGGCGAGGCGCTTCCCACAAACCTCTGTCTCTTTATCGACTGCTACAGCCGTTATGTGGTCGAAGAACGGTATTATCTCAAACAAACCCTCGATATCCTTATCGATTCTCTCATCAGGGCCTGGACTATCCACGGCTCGCCCAAAGAACTCTACCTCGACAATGCCAAGGTCTACCACTCTGACGCCCTGCGCTCTGCCTGTTACAACCTCGGCATTAAACTCATCCACAGACCACCACGCGACCCTGCTCCCGGCGGACTGGTCGAACGTTTCTTCGGCACCAGCCAGACACAGTTCGAGTCGGAAGTCCGCTCCGGCGACATTATCACCCTTGATGCCATTAACCAGGCCTTCTCCGCTTACCTTGCCGTTGTCTATCACGCAAGAATCCACTCCGAAACCAATCAATCTCCAAAACAACGCTACGACGAGGGGCTTACCGTCATCCGACACGTCGATATGGACGCCGCTCTTGCCTTCTTCATGAAACGCATCCCCAGAACCGTTGACAGAACCTTTGCCGATGTCCGCATTGATAACCGCTTTTACCGTGTTGACCCCAAACTCAGAGGCGATAAAGTAGAAGTCCGTTACGACCCATACGGCGATCTCAAAAAGGTCTTGATCTATTCCGCAAACGGTGAATACCTCGGCTCGGGAAATCTCTACCTGCGCGACCAGGGCGCTGAAACTCCAGCCGCCTCACCTTCAAAACCAAAACATAATTACCTCGACCTTATCACTCAGAAACACAAATCCATTCTCCAGGCTCAGGCCAAAGGCATTGATTACCACCAAATCATCTCCGAACGACCCTGGCCATTCATGGCATTCGTCCAGAAACTCGCACTCCTCATGGGACACAAAGGCTCTCTCTCCGCCTTCAGCTCTCATGAACTCGAATCGCTTAAAAAATGCTACAACCGTATCCCCGCTCTCAACGAATCATTGCTCACGGAGGCATTCCAAAATGCCTCCGTGAAAACCTTACCCTATATCATTCGTGAATTACAAATCGCTTACTCGAAAAAGGAGGTCTCTTAA